In a single window of the uncultured Dysgonomonas sp. genome:
- a CDS encoding cation diffusion facilitator family transporter: protein MDKTQTAQKASIFSIIGNTLLAVCKWLAGYFGNSYALIADAIESTADIFSSILVLLGLKYASKPADEDHPYGHGRIEPLVTFAVVGFLIVSATIIAIESIENIRTPHEGPKLFTLFVLGAIILWKEASYRWVIRKAKQTDSTSLKADAWHHRSDAITSVAAFIGISIAIYKGEGYESADDWAALFAAFIILYNSYRILKPAWGEMMDKDMYTDMANDISNFSKMVDGVVNTEKCHIRKTGMSYYVDLHIIVDKNITVKEGHDIAHELKRRLITHKPEIADILIHVEPSR from the coding sequence ATGGATAAGACCCAGACAGCTCAAAAGGCATCTATTTTTAGTATAATAGGTAATACTCTTTTAGCGGTATGTAAATGGCTGGCCGGATATTTTGGAAATTCCTATGCCCTGATTGCCGACGCTATTGAATCCACCGCCGATATATTTTCTTCCATCCTCGTTCTCTTAGGCTTAAAGTATGCAAGTAAACCTGCCGATGAAGATCATCCTTACGGGCATGGCCGTATAGAGCCGCTTGTAACATTTGCTGTTGTTGGTTTTCTTATCGTTTCGGCTACAATTATTGCTATTGAAAGTATAGAGAATATACGCACACCTCACGAAGGCCCCAAACTATTTACATTATTCGTATTGGGAGCAATTATATTATGGAAAGAGGCTTCTTACAGATGGGTAATAAGAAAAGCAAAACAAACAGACAGCACATCTCTCAAAGCCGATGCCTGGCATCACCGCAGCGATGCTATTACTTCTGTCGCGGCTTTTATAGGAATATCCATCGCTATTTATAAAGGAGAAGGGTATGAATCAGCTGACGATTGGGCTGCATTATTCGCAGCATTTATTATTCTCTATAATAGCTATCGCATACTGAAACCCGCATGGGGAGAAATGATGGATAAAGATATGTATACAGATATGGCCAACGATATCAGCAACTTTTCCAAAATGGTAGACGGTGTGGTAAATACCGAAAAGTGCCACATCCGCAAAACGGGAATGTCTTACTATGTAGATTTACACATCATTGTGGATAAGAACATTACAGTAAAAGAGGGTCATGACATAGCCCACGAACTTAAGCGCAGGCTAATAACCCACAAGCCGGAAATAGCTGATATACTCATACATGTAGAGCCTTCAAGATAA
- the ygiD gene encoding 4,5-DOPA dioxygenase extradiol, with protein sequence MTLKDLHKQAMQFHDTPLMPVVFVGHGTPMNAVEDNEFVQAWTSLGQDLPQPQAILCISAHWETRGTFVTAMSEPKTIHDFYGFPRELFAQQYPARGSKELAELVRERINDVAIGEDYEWGLDHGSWSVLKHIYPLADIPVVQMSIDHFKGMRYHYDLGRELAFLRRKGVLVIGSGNMIHNLRMVRVEGDDFNTEYGYDWAFELNDLFKDKILNGDFHSLIDYTRLHDAARLAIPTPEHYIPLLYTLALREKDEPVRIFNDKVIAGSLSMTSLVIG encoded by the coding sequence ATGACACTAAAAGACTTACATAAACAAGCCATGCAGTTTCACGATACACCGCTTATGCCGGTTGTATTTGTAGGGCATGGCACACCCATGAATGCCGTTGAGGATAATGAGTTTGTACAGGCATGGACGAGCTTGGGGCAAGACCTTCCGCAACCGCAGGCTATCCTTTGTATTTCAGCTCATTGGGAAACACGTGGAACTTTCGTTACTGCCATGAGTGAACCTAAGACTATACACGATTTCTATGGCTTTCCCCGTGAATTGTTTGCCCAACAGTACCCTGCCCGGGGATCGAAAGAGCTGGCGGAGTTAGTAAGAGAACGTATAAACGATGTTGCCATCGGAGAAGATTACGAATGGGGACTCGACCACGGTAGCTGGAGCGTGTTGAAACATATTTATCCTTTGGCGGATATCCCGGTAGTGCAGATGAGTATCGACCATTTCAAAGGAATGCGATATCATTATGATCTGGGACGGGAACTGGCTTTTCTGCGTCGCAAAGGCGTTTTGGTGATAGGCAGTGGAAATATGATACATAACCTGAGGATGGTACGCGTCGAAGGGGATGATTTCAATACGGAATATGGTTATGATTGGGCTTTCGAGCTGAACGACTTATTCAAAGATAAGATATTGAACGGTGATTTCCATTCCCTGATAGATTATACCCGTTTGCATGACGCTGCCCGTCTGGCTATTCCTACTCCCGAACATTATATTCCGCTGCTTTATACGTTGGCTTTGAGGGAGAAAGATGAACCTGTCCGGATATTCAATGATAAAGTAATTGCGGGGTCGCTGAGTATGACCTCTCTTGTAATAGGTTAG
- a CDS encoding YceI family protein: MKTYLLAIASLIFVASCNNAAKNKVEGTDAQAAASGTGVELTVDPSASSIHWVGSKVGGSHHGTIGIKSGSLAVNGEAVASGSFVIDMNAIVDEDLTEAKMNEMLVNHLKSEDFFDVAKYPESTFTITKVEALATPNDSVNYTVSGNLKLKDVEKNISFGAKVTKEGELYKAVTVPFTIDRTQWNVKYGSKTLFANLKENIVNDNIELQITVVAKAAQ; the protein is encoded by the coding sequence ATGAAAACATATTTATTGGCAATCGCATCATTGATATTCGTAGCATCGTGCAACAACGCTGCTAAAAATAAAGTGGAAGGTACAGACGCTCAGGCAGCAGCATCGGGAACCGGAGTTGAACTAACGGTAGACCCTTCAGCTTCATCTATTCATTGGGTAGGATCTAAAGTAGGAGGTTCTCATCACGGAACAATCGGTATAAAGAGTGGTAGCCTTGCTGTTAATGGAGAGGCAGTGGCTTCGGGTTCGTTCGTAATAGATATGAATGCAATTGTAGATGAAGATCTTACTGAAGCTAAGATGAACGAAATGTTGGTAAATCACCTGAAGAGTGAAGATTTCTTCGATGTTGCAAAATATCCTGAAAGTACTTTCACTATTACTAAAGTAGAGGCTCTGGCAACGCCAAACGACAGTGTAAACTATACGGTTAGCGGAAATCTGAAGCTGAAAGATGTGGAAAAGAATATCTCTTTCGGTGCAAAAGTTACAAAAGAAGGTGAATTGTATAAGGCCGTTACCGTTCCGTTTACTATCGACCGTACTCAATGGAATGTAAAATATGGTTCAAAAACTTTGTTTGCCAATCTGAAAGAAAATATTGTAAACGATAATATCGAATTGCAGATAACAGTTGTAGCAAAAGCGGCTCAATAA
- a CDS encoding LysR family transcriptional regulator, with amino-acid sequence MVNLEWYRTFKAIYQYGTLTRAAQELMISQPNMSIQLASLESYIGQQLFVRLPRKMMPTEYGKQLYTQIVESIDNLERVETEFKRTVLNKAPSIRLGTPAEIFNDYLAEHVGNQKDLHLTVEYGLADTLTEKVISHDLDIAIITRQNKSADNLTYEALFTESFMIVCNPAMDTTDFDACAEKNNVEDIEKWLKTQKWIAYSTDLALVRRFWRENFKKRPILKLHATIPDNDAILRAVGNSDVLAASSDLIAGKALEKGLVKILWKGNIPATNTLYLAYNKDKIQPQYVEKVRTFIKTYINTTD; translated from the coding sequence ATGGTCAATCTGGAATGGTACAGAACATTCAAAGCAATCTATCAGTACGGAACACTAACACGGGCCGCGCAAGAGTTGATGATATCCCAACCTAATATGAGCATCCAACTGGCGTCGTTGGAAAGCTATATCGGACAACAGTTATTTGTAAGGCTGCCCCGGAAAATGATGCCCACCGAATATGGCAAACAGCTCTATACACAAATAGTGGAATCGATAGACAATCTGGAGCGGGTAGAAACCGAATTTAAGCGTACCGTTCTGAATAAGGCCCCTAGCATTCGTTTAGGTACACCTGCCGAAATCTTTAATGATTATCTGGCCGAACATGTAGGTAATCAGAAAGACCTCCATCTTACAGTAGAATATGGTCTTGCCGATACTCTGACCGAAAAAGTTATCAGCCATGATCTCGATATAGCCATAATCACACGACAGAATAAATCGGCGGATAATCTTACCTATGAAGCCTTATTCACCGAATCGTTTATGATTGTATGCAATCCGGCTATGGATACGACTGATTTTGATGCCTGTGCAGAAAAGAATAATGTAGAAGATATAGAGAAATGGCTTAAGACTCAGAAATGGATTGCGTACAGTACTGATCTGGCATTAGTCAGAAGATTCTGGCGGGAGAATTTCAAGAAACGTCCTATACTCAAACTACATGCCACTATACCCGACAATGACGCCATACTACGGGCCGTAGGAAATAGTGATGTACTGGCTGCATCGTCCGACTTAATTGCCGGCAAAGCCCTGGAGAAAGGATTAGTAAAAATACTCTGGAAAGGAAATATACCTGCAACAAATACTCTTTATCTGGCATACAATAAGGATAAAATACAACCCCAATATGTAGAAAAAGTAAGAACCTTTATAAAAACATATATCAACACTACTGATTAA
- a CDS encoding tetratricopeptide repeat protein, giving the protein MKYISISIPFLFTSCNVSSIAGFGIAGIIAMFVLMFILFAVMFFLIAKRRKQGEKSLVKFNNDVYIALNKLSAPQQKINMLTNLIERINNDQKYKKDTEWRDKVLVKTYMHLATIYYQTGNEMETLNTCTKIIELDPKDGMAYYNRGSIYSNIGLYEKALNDFNRTIELLPDYASAYNNRGLTHEKMEHYEEAIADFNEAIKLEGSPVALYNRGNTHYELDNYQEALKDYQSALKNLDTDGDSDMKNDIEISIRATKEKIADI; this is encoded by the coding sequence ATGAAATATATATCAATATCCATACCATTCTTGTTCACATCCTGTAATGTAAGTTCTATCGCCGGATTCGGTATAGCAGGTATTATTGCCATGTTTGTACTGATGTTTATACTCTTTGCCGTCATGTTTTTCCTGATTGCAAAAAGGCGTAAACAAGGGGAAAAAAGTCTGGTAAAATTTAACAATGACGTCTATATTGCACTCAATAAGCTATCCGCTCCTCAGCAGAAAATAAATATGCTGACCAATCTTATAGAACGCATCAATAACGATCAGAAATATAAGAAAGATACTGAATGGCGGGACAAAGTACTGGTAAAAACATATATGCACCTTGCTACTATTTATTACCAGACCGGCAACGAAATGGAGACACTTAATACCTGTACTAAAATTATAGAACTCGATCCTAAAGACGGAATGGCGTATTACAACAGAGGTTCTATTTACAGTAATATCGGATTATATGAAAAAGCTCTGAATGACTTTAACCGGACTATAGAATTGCTACCCGACTACGCCAGCGCCTACAATAACAGGGGGCTTACCCATGAAAAAATGGAGCATTACGAAGAGGCTATAGCCGATTTTAATGAAGCTATAAAGTTAGAAGGTTCACCTGTAGCCTTGTACAACAGAGGAAACACACATTACGAACTGGACAATTACCAAGAGGCCTTGAAAGATTACCAGTCGGCACTGAAAAATCTCGATACAGACGGCGATAGCGATATGAAGAATGATATAGAAATCAGCATACGCGCAACAAAAGAAAAGATAGCTGATATATAA
- a CDS encoding peptidase U32 family protein: MKNNISDFEIMAPVGSYDSLSAAIQGGADSIYFGIEGLNMRARSSNNFTIDDLKQIASICKEKGLKSYLTVNTIIYDNDISLMHQIVNAAKEAGLSAIIASDVSVMMYARSIGVEVHLSTQLNITNTEALKFYGQFADVVVLARELNLDQVAAIYRDIVEQNIKGPNGDLIRIEMFSHGALCMAVSGKCYLSLHERDLSANRGACNQICRRSYIVKDKETDIELEIDNEYIMSPKDLKTIHFMNKMMDAGVRVFKIEGRARGPEYVRTVVECYKEAIKAYCEGTFTEEKVENWDERLATVFNRGFWDGYYLGQRLGEWSSNYGSGATKRKVYIAKGIKYFSNLGVAEFLMETQSLKVGDEILITGPTTGAVFQTIEEIRVDLKSVEETVKGEKFSIKVNDKIRPSDKLFKLVKVERKKKFVEKV, encoded by the coding sequence ATGAAAAATAATATATCCGATTTTGAAATAATGGCACCTGTAGGGTCATACGACTCTCTTTCTGCAGCCATACAAGGAGGAGCTGATTCTATATACTTCGGCATCGAAGGACTGAATATGCGTGCCAGGTCATCCAATAATTTCACTATCGACGATCTGAAACAAATAGCATCTATATGTAAGGAGAAGGGGCTCAAAAGTTATCTTACAGTCAATACCATTATCTATGATAATGATATTTCATTGATGCATCAGATAGTAAACGCCGCCAAAGAAGCCGGATTATCAGCTATCATCGCGTCCGATGTATCGGTAATGATGTACGCCCGTAGTATAGGTGTGGAAGTACACCTTTCCACCCAATTGAATATTACCAATACAGAAGCATTGAAGTTCTACGGACAGTTTGCCGATGTGGTGGTATTAGCCCGCGAACTGAATCTCGATCAGGTAGCAGCTATCTATAGAGACATTGTAGAACAGAATATAAAAGGTCCTAACGGGGATCTTATCCGCATTGAGATGTTCTCACACGGCGCGCTCTGTATGGCCGTATCGGGCAAATGCTACCTCAGCCTGCACGAACGTGACCTGTCGGCAAACCGTGGTGCATGCAACCAGATATGCCGCCGCAGCTATATTGTAAAAGATAAAGAAACGGATATAGAGCTTGAGATAGATAACGAATATATCATGTCGCCCAAAGACCTCAAAACAATCCACTTCATGAATAAGATGATGGATGCAGGTGTACGTGTATTCAAAATAGAAGGACGAGCCCGCGGTCCGGAATATGTGCGTACCGTAGTAGAATGTTACAAGGAGGCCATAAAAGCCTATTGTGAAGGTACATTCACTGAAGAAAAAGTTGAGAACTGGGATGAACGGCTGGCTACTGTTTTCAACCGTGGATTCTGGGATGGTTACTACCTGGGGCAAAGACTCGGCGAATGGTCCAGTAATTACGGCTCGGGGGCGACCAAACGGAAAGTGTATATTGCTAAAGGAATCAAATACTTCTCCAATCTGGGCGTAGCAGAATTTCTGATGGAAACCCAGTCGCTGAAAGTCGGAGACGAAATATTGATTACAGGGCCCACTACCGGAGCCGTCTTTCAAACAATAGAAGAGATTCGTGTTGACCTCAAATCTGTTGAAGAAACAGTTAAAGGCGAGAAATTTTCTATAAAAGTGAATGATAAAATCCGCCCGTCGGATAAGCTTTTCAAGCTCGTAAAAGTGGAACGGAAAAAGAAATTTGTAGAGAAAGTATAA
- a CDS encoding M56 family metallopeptidase: MEAFLLYIFKVTVCLTLFYIWVRAILTNETFHRFNRAVILIGTLACFTLPLAEMDIQEYSTIQKPFVLIEEALVPVEESSHPELYQYEVSVLPPLSEPENPAVSIGMVLLLIYLIGGGVNLIILIRSIYSMYRLIRGGRKIVQDRYIFVVVSSDINPFSWGKYIVLSEADYAGNSSEIITHEMAHIRHRHSIDLIYMELVVLVQWFNPAVWLLKRELKDIHEYQADISVLESGIDATKYQLLLVKKAVGASSYTLANSFNHSKIKKRITMMLKEKSNKWARLKLLLLLPLAILTVYAFARPSVNEPLNTLINYESTNILQKTKIAEDTGEDYQKKGKPDNYNPAYYTVDGVKVSDAEYKELKANSVEIMEPEYVPFAKGKVIKMQGVFNTGMKSPEYLREMFIDGKSPDRSHVYLVVNGTKYEYEEGREKLVVTKPMDPKKPFKCQIVSKDGTKSSPVFDVVRFAPPSPPSRYYHKGVVNTKQQRDSVSKVLSQYIDDTGYKSEARIGNPPTGKFEVVMMSDARDLENKTTVFPRSFNKKADGNKSGYLRIYWYVIDGKKYSWNKFMDKCRYGKVFFDRSKIKPQDGKITELYGITTDGAKTPGFYMVGCKE; this comes from the coding sequence ATGGAAGCATTTCTTCTCTATATATTCAAAGTCACTGTGTGTCTTACTCTATTTTACATTTGGGTGAGAGCTATTCTTACGAATGAAACTTTTCATCGTTTCAATCGCGCGGTTATCCTTATTGGTACGCTGGCATGCTTTACTTTGCCTCTGGCAGAGATGGATATTCAAGAATACAGTACTATTCAGAAACCCTTTGTCCTCATAGAAGAGGCCCTTGTTCCTGTTGAAGAATCTTCTCATCCGGAATTATATCAATATGAAGTGAGTGTATTACCTCCCTTGTCTGAACCTGAGAATCCGGCAGTGTCAATTGGTATGGTATTGCTGCTTATATACCTGATAGGTGGCGGAGTTAATCTGATAATACTGATCAGGTCTATTTATTCGATGTATCGCCTTATCCGGGGGGGACGTAAGATTGTACAGGACCGGTATATATTTGTTGTCGTTTCTTCCGATATAAATCCCTTTAGCTGGGGTAAATACATTGTTTTGTCAGAAGCGGATTATGCCGGTAATTCTTCTGAAATTATAACGCATGAGATGGCTCATATCAGGCATCGGCATTCTATTGACCTGATTTATATGGAACTGGTTGTCCTTGTACAATGGTTCAATCCGGCTGTATGGCTGTTGAAAAGGGAATTGAAAGATATACACGAATATCAGGCCGATATAAGTGTTTTAGAATCCGGTATCGATGCAACAAAATATCAACTCCTATTAGTGAAAAAAGCCGTTGGCGCAAGCTCCTACACTCTAGCCAACAGCTTTAACCACAGTAAAATTAAAAAACGAATTACTATGATGTTAAAAGAAAAATCAAACAAATGGGCACGGTTGAAGCTCTTATTATTGCTCCCGTTAGCTATACTTACTGTATACGCTTTTGCCCGGCCTTCAGTAAATGAGCCATTAAATACACTCATCAATTACGAAAGTACAAATATTTTGCAGAAAACAAAAATTGCGGAAGATACAGGTGAAGATTATCAGAAGAAGGGGAAGCCTGACAATTACAATCCGGCTTACTATACAGTAGACGGAGTGAAAGTCTCCGATGCCGAATATAAAGAATTGAAGGCTAATAGTGTGGAGATAATGGAACCGGAATATGTGCCTTTTGCCAAAGGTAAAGTAATAAAGATGCAAGGCGTCTTCAATACCGGCATGAAGTCTCCCGAATATCTCAGGGAAATGTTTATAGATGGAAAATCTCCTGATAGGTCGCATGTGTATCTAGTGGTGAATGGTACAAAATATGAATATGAAGAAGGCCGGGAAAAACTGGTGGTTACAAAACCTATGGATCCAAAGAAGCCTTTTAAGTGTCAGATAGTTAGCAAGGATGGTACTAAATCGTCTCCTGTATTTGATGTTGTCCGTTTTGCTCCGCCTTCGCCGCCTTCTCGATACTATCATAAAGGCGTTGTGAATACGAAGCAACAAAGAGACAGTGTAAGTAAGGTTCTCAGCCAATATATAGATGACACCGGCTATAAATCAGAAGCAAGAATCGGTAATCCTCCGACAGGTAAGTTTGAAGTAGTGATGATGAGTGACGCACGAGATTTGGAAAACAAAACTACAGTTTTCCCAAGGTCATTCAATAAGAAAGCAGACGGGAATAAGTCGGGTTATCTTCGTATTTATTGGTATGTAATAGACGGTAAGAAATATTCATGGAATAAATTTATGGATAAATGCCGTTATGGGAAAGTCTTTTTTGACAGGAGTAAGATAAAACCGCAAGATGGCAAGATAACAGAGCTATATGGAATTACTACAGATGGGGCTAAGACTCCGGGTTTCTACATGGTAGGATGTAAAGAATAA
- a CDS encoding BlaI/MecI/CopY family transcriptional regulator gives MKKLTQKEEEILACFWSNGPMFVRELLDLQKEPKPHYNTLSTIVRTLEEKGYIGYKAYGNTYQYYALVSEDDYRKSSLSNVVDKYFDNSYTRVVSSLIEEEKLSIDELQELIRQIKNK, from the coding sequence ATGAAAAAACTGACGCAAAAAGAAGAAGAAATTCTAGCTTGTTTCTGGAGTAACGGCCCGATGTTTGTACGTGAATTACTTGATTTGCAAAAAGAACCTAAACCCCATTATAATACCCTTTCCACGATTGTGCGTACACTGGAAGAAAAGGGATATATAGGCTATAAGGCTTATGGGAATACATATCAGTACTATGCTCTGGTCTCAGAAGACGATTACCGTAAAAGTTCGCTCAGCAATGTAGTAGATAAGTATTTCGACAATTCGTATACACGTGTTGTTTCATCGTTGATCGAAGAAGAAAAGTTATCGATAGATGAACTGCAGGAATTAATCCGCCAGATTAAAAATAAATAG
- a CDS encoding OmpA family protein, translating into MKMRFLLLPILFWVLTFSLSAQDNKANPDPCNCETSRDSILLQLNSGEEVIVVKRSAQQLSVSQSNMAKRRKYFDCPDIFAPPAPQPEDPKIEVTQPTLPQTPAPEPPVKGKPFFLPDPVFFRINKWVIDQAEWAKIELAVNYLNANAGSTVVVTGYADKKTGNAAINLRLSKERSNAVAKALEEKYGINKNRISVNWKGDGLQPFELDNDKNRAVLFLINP; encoded by the coding sequence ATGAAAATGAGATTTTTATTACTGCCAATCCTGTTTTGGGTACTGACTTTTTCTTTAAGTGCGCAAGACAATAAGGCTAATCCGGACCCTTGCAATTGTGAAACTTCCAGAGATTCTATACTTCTCCAACTGAATAGCGGAGAGGAAGTGATAGTGGTAAAAAGAAGTGCACAACAATTAAGTGTGAGCCAGTCGAATATGGCTAAGCGCAGAAAATATTTCGATTGTCCCGATATTTTTGCTCCTCCGGCTCCACAACCCGAAGACCCTAAAATAGAAGTTACTCAACCGACATTACCTCAGACCCCGGCTCCTGAACCTCCTGTAAAAGGTAAGCCATTCTTTTTGCCTGATCCGGTATTTTTCCGAATCAATAAATGGGTGATAGATCAGGCAGAGTGGGCTAAAATTGAGCTTGCTGTTAATTATCTGAACGCAAATGCGGGATCTACTGTAGTGGTTACAGGTTACGCAGATAAGAAAACCGGTAATGCGGCAATTAACCTGCGTCTCTCTAAAGAGAGGTCAAATGCAGTGGCAAAGGCGTTGGAAGAAAAGTATGGTATCAATAAGAATAGGATTTCCGTTAACTGGAAAGGTGACGGGTTACAACCGTTCGAACTTGACAATGACAAAAACAGGGCGGTACTATTCCTGATAAATCCATAA
- a CDS encoding ATP-binding cassette domain-containing protein has translation MEQETIIEISAAIPRLEHLQFEEAINWQIKSREHWAVIGPNGSGKTILIDILLGKYALKSGEIICKNSKGENLSISSVAKSVAFRDIYSIIDSQNSYYQQRWNKGDEQEIPQVKELVSKADPIWLNTLLEWFGISELMDKEVNMLSSGELRKFLIVRSLLSRPRILILDNPFIGLDAASRNVLNDLLARLAELENLQIVLILSNPHDIPEAITHVLPVYNKKVLPAISCKSFLSDTDLSDLLFTKTEKPAIASLKNDFDNQSYSFEYAADMKNIHIRYGDRTILKDLNWQVKRGEKWALLGVNGSGKSTLLSLICGDNPQAYANDITLFDRKRGTGESIWDIKKRIGYVSPEMHLYYQKNVRCLDVVGSGFFDTIGLYRKCNPEQESLALKWMEAFNIGHLKDISFLNVSSGEQRLVLLVRVFIKNPDLLILDEPLHGLDIANKKRVKKLIEDFCDKDKSLIYVTHYEDEIPDVVNKRLVLTKNV, from the coding sequence ATGGAGCAAGAAACAATCATAGAAATATCGGCGGCCATACCCCGCTTGGAGCATCTACAATTTGAAGAAGCCATCAACTGGCAGATAAAAAGCAGGGAGCACTGGGCAGTCATAGGTCCTAATGGAAGCGGAAAAACGATATTAATAGACATTCTACTGGGAAAATACGCCCTTAAATCCGGTGAAATAATCTGCAAGAACAGCAAAGGGGAAAACCTGTCGATATCATCTGTAGCCAAAAGCGTCGCCTTCCGCGACATATACAGCATCATTGATTCCCAAAACAGTTATTACCAGCAACGATGGAACAAGGGCGACGAACAGGAAATACCACAGGTCAAAGAGCTTGTATCCAAAGCCGACCCTATATGGCTGAACACCTTACTGGAGTGGTTTGGCATATCTGAATTGATGGATAAGGAAGTGAATATGTTATCGAGCGGAGAGCTTCGCAAGTTCCTTATCGTGCGCTCATTACTATCGAGACCGCGCATTCTTATACTCGACAATCCGTTTATAGGCCTGGATGCGGCTTCACGAAATGTATTGAACGACTTGCTGGCACGTCTGGCTGAATTGGAAAATCTGCAAATCGTACTAATTCTCTCCAATCCGCACGATATACCCGAAGCTATCACGCACGTACTACCCGTATACAATAAAAAAGTGCTGCCAGCCATATCCTGTAAAAGTTTTCTTAGCGATACAGATTTGAGCGACTTACTATTTACTAAAACAGAAAAACCGGCCATCGCTTCCCTGAAGAATGATTTCGACAACCAATCATATTCCTTCGAATACGCTGCGGATATGAAAAATATACACATCCGTTATGGAGACCGCACAATACTAAAAGATCTGAATTGGCAGGTAAAGCGTGGCGAAAAATGGGCATTACTAGGTGTCAACGGTTCAGGAAAATCGACCCTGCTTAGCCTTATCTGCGGAGATAATCCGCAAGCCTACGCAAACGACATCACTCTCTTCGACCGGAAGAGAGGAACAGGAGAAAGCATCTGGGATATAAAGAAAAGGATCGGTTATGTTTCGCCTGAGATGCATTTATATTATCAGAAAAATGTAAGATGCCTCGATGTGGTAGGTTCAGGATTCTTCGACACCATCGGTCTTTACCGCAAATGCAATCCGGAACAGGAAAGCCTTGCGCTGAAATGGATGGAAGCCTTCAATATCGGCCACCTCAAAGATATCTCGTTCCTCAATGTATCTTCAGGAGAGCAACGCTTAGTCCTATTGGTACGGGTATTTATAAAAAATCCCGATTTACTGATTCTGGATGAACCGCTTCACGGACTTGATATAGCGAATAAAAAACGTGTAAAAAAACTGATAGAAGATTTCTGTGATAAGGACAAATCCTTGATATATGTTACACATTACGAAGACGAAATACCTGATGTTGTAAATAAACGGCTGGTACTGACCAAAAATGTATAA
- a CDS encoding outer membrane beta-barrel protein — translation MKKLLLVLVLAGLSIGAFSQSGSKSVLVKAGYQTDYERFGLGVEGRYSITNNLRLAPDFTFYFPNNHLTGLDFNANIHYVFPIQSGFSLYPLAGVAMVNNRLSIGGYSDSSTDFGVNIGAGGSFDIGNNGYLNVEFKYSFQDVDNANIMLGYGVRF, via the coding sequence ATGAAAAAATTACTCTTAGTATTAGTCCTGGCAGGGCTCTCTATTGGGGCTTTTTCTCAAAGCGGTTCCAAGTCAGTATTAGTTAAAGCCGGATATCAAACGGATTATGAAAGATTTGGTTTAGGTGTTGAAGGACGCTATTCTATTACCAACAATCTCCGTCTGGCTCCTGATTTTACTTTTTATTTTCCAAATAATCATTTGACCGGATTGGATTTTAATGCAAATATACATTATGTATTTCCTATACAGAGCGGTTTTTCATTATATCCATTGGCTGGTGTTGCCATGGTAAATAATCGCTTATCTATTGGCGGATATTCCGATAGCAGTACTGATTTCGGTGTGAATATAGGAGCCGGAGGTAGTTTCGATATAGGTAATAATGGTTATTTGAACGTAGAATTTAAATATTCGTTCCAGGATGTAGATAATGCCAATATCATGTTGGGATATGGTGTGAGATTCTGA